A genomic region of Terriglobia bacterium contains the following coding sequences:
- a CDS encoding response regulator, protein MSTRILLVDDEPAIIFGYSRYLSAAGYNVEEATCLAEAKERLTQQRFDAVILDLKLPDGNALGSIDGLKRDYPDMIIIVVTGETDAAVKSEALNRGADEFYVKPVSLDDLAACLLKRLRKSKTHNPGH, encoded by the coding sequence ATGAGCACGCGTATTTTACTCGTTGATGATGAACCCGCAATCATTTTTGGTTATTCCCGCTATCTTTCAGCCGCCGGTTACAACGTTGAGGAAGCTACTTGCCTCGCCGAAGCTAAAGAGAGATTGACGCAACAACGATTCGATGCCGTCATCCTGGATCTAAAACTACCTGATGGAAACGCGCTCGGTTCGATTGACGGTCTTAAGAGAGATTACCCCGACATGATTATTATTGTGGTTACGGGGGAGACAGATGCGGCGGTCAAGAGTGAAGCTCTGAATCGTGGGGCCGATGAGTTCTATGTCAAGCCCGTCAGCCTGGATGATCTTGCGGCATGCTTGCTGAAGAGACTACGCAAGAGCAAGACCCATAACCCGGGTCATTAA
- a CDS encoding SCO family protein has protein sequence MSRKLVRLILLGALLCSMPLLVQPDSPAGGAVIQKKDLLYTCPMHPEVKSKTPGTCPKCGMTLSKKDHVHAFVVGNDVSWGANYFPNLTLITQDGKKVRFYDDLLKGKLVAINLIYTSCRDLCPLETAKLAQVQRLLGDRVGKDIFFYSISIDPKHDKPEVLKAYSKKYNAGPGWLFLTGKPEDIELISKKLGLYSEPDPSNRDGHTPSLMIGNVPAGQWMKNGALDNPKFLALMIGQFMDSFKSDNGEVARNYVEAPTLNISKGKYLFSTRCAPCHTIGKGVGVGPDLLGVTRVRERTWLSRFITKPDEMLAKKDPIAISLFKKYNEIQMPNLRLADADAETLIDYLEEQTAALPRASLSRDERPKRQESDRKTQ, from the coding sequence ATGAGCCGCAAGTTGGTGAGACTGATCTTACTGGGCGCGTTGCTTTGCAGCATGCCTTTGTTAGTCCAACCCGATAGCCCTGCTGGGGGAGCAGTTATACAGAAGAAGGATCTTCTTTACACTTGCCCCATGCATCCGGAGGTCAAGTCCAAGACTCCCGGCACATGTCCGAAATGCGGGATGACCCTCTCGAAGAAAGACCACGTGCACGCCTTTGTCGTGGGCAACGATGTGAGCTGGGGGGCAAATTACTTTCCAAATCTCACACTGATCACGCAGGATGGAAAGAAGGTTCGATTCTACGACGATCTACTGAAGGGCAAGCTCGTGGCGATCAACCTCATTTACACCAGCTGTCGGGATCTGTGCCCGCTTGAGACCGCAAAACTCGCCCAGGTGCAGAGGTTACTCGGCGATCGCGTCGGAAAAGACATTTTTTTCTACTCCATCAGCATTGATCCCAAGCACGATAAGCCGGAAGTCCTTAAGGCCTATTCCAAGAAATACAATGCCGGACCCGGATGGTTGTTCCTCACGGGCAAGCCCGAAGACATTGAGTTGATCAGCAAGAAGCTGGGATTGTATTCAGAACCCGATCCGTCGAACCGGGACGGCCACACCCCCAGCCTCATGATTGGCAATGTCCCCGCCGGGCAGTGGATGAAGAACGGCGCTCTGGACAATCCTAAATTCCTTGCCCTGATGATAGGGCAATTCATGGACAGCTTCAAATCCGACAACGGGGAAGTGGCCAGGAACTACGTAGAGGCGCCCACGCTCAACATCAGCAAGGGCAAGTATCTTTTCTCGACGCGATGCGCCCCTTGCCACACCATTGGGAAGGGCGTCGGTGTGGGACCTGACCTGCTGGGGGTGACGCGGGTGCGCGAACGAACCTGGCTGTCCCGCTTCATCACAAAACCCGACGAAATGCTGGCGAAGAAGGACCCCATCGCCATTTCACTCTTCAAAAAATACAACGAGATCCAGATGCCCAACCTTCGTCTGGCCGATGCCGATGCAGAGACCCTGATCGATTATTTGGAGGAGCAAACTGCCGCACTTCCTCGAGCAAGCTTATCGAGGGACGAAAGACCAAAGAGACAGGAATCGGACCGGAAGACACAGTGA
- a CDS encoding multicopper oxidase domain-containing protein — protein MSERNFFLPWNASKARLKAAEDARKNRLEIVKAYSQGQVTRRDLLKWGLITTGGALAPIGGLSPFVGTMRADGGGGNNIPTGAPPSPGLVGLEFTQPMARFDVLPRKQPDGQGLFPLEPVNGVVYQPTAQANQTMQNLNPALVGGRTDQFGPIEGRPPGAIWAHQRFSQFPPKVVVEASQMPAQTNYVYNPAVPSSLNSGIDPTQAIPFKFHPKLPVQGIQSVWTFNGTIPPKLVQARYAEPVLFRHHNKLPFNRSQNGGFGTNTISTHEHNGHHGAENDGFTGAYFFPGQFYDYHWPVVLAGWTSFNTGATDPKASTPDGSGGLIKVAGDWHETMSTHWFHDHMFSFTSQNVYKGNAAMFNIYSGLDRGNESINDGVNLRLPSGTANDWGNLDYDVNLMLADKAWDGAGQLYFDIFDFDGFLGDVMTVNLLYKPYFEVERRKYRFRILNASVSRFFKVALSDGSPMIQIANDGNLFPQPVPLTQLDEQGIAERYDIVIDFSRYSIGQKVWMVNLCEHQNGKKPSKDLSLSDALSGKSADPCVGRFLEFRIARNPAQPDQSQVPATMIPNPDLSNIPVARERVFNFGSGGTQTTLDPVSSFFGPWGIKTDNQGPTLNADFGRVSAAPKFGTREIWTLQNGGGGWDHPIHIHFEEGQILARNGSLSNVPAWERGRKDVYRLRPAGSVTITMQFRDWGGMFMEHCHNTVHEDNAMLLRWEIDDSGGAFLRPLPTPIPKPQGVTFVQPDDILPTAF, from the coding sequence ATGAGCGAGCGAAACTTCTTTCTGCCATGGAATGCGTCTAAGGCGCGGCTCAAGGCGGCGGAGGATGCAAGAAAGAACCGGCTGGAGATCGTCAAAGCATACTCCCAAGGCCAAGTCACGCGACGGGACCTCCTGAAGTGGGGTCTCATTACAACTGGGGGGGCTCTAGCCCCGATCGGTGGTCTCAGTCCCTTTGTGGGAACTATGCGCGCCGATGGGGGTGGAGGGAACAATATACCAACTGGCGCTCCGCCGAGTCCGGGACTGGTCGGGTTGGAATTTACTCAACCCATGGCTCGCTTCGATGTATTGCCGCGCAAGCAGCCTGATGGACAGGGCCTGTTCCCGCTGGAGCCTGTGAATGGTGTGGTATATCAGCCGACAGCCCAAGCCAACCAAACGATGCAGAATTTGAATCCTGCGCTGGTTGGAGGGCGAACCGATCAATTCGGGCCCATCGAAGGGCGTCCTCCGGGAGCTATCTGGGCACACCAGAGGTTTAGCCAGTTTCCACCAAAGGTAGTCGTAGAAGCCTCTCAAATGCCGGCCCAGACTAACTACGTCTACAATCCTGCGGTGCCGTCTAGTCTTAATTCCGGCATCGACCCGACCCAGGCGATCCCGTTTAAGTTCCACCCGAAGCTGCCGGTTCAGGGCATTCAATCGGTGTGGACCTTCAATGGAACCATCCCACCCAAGCTGGTGCAGGCACGATACGCGGAGCCGGTTCTATTCCGTCACCACAACAAGCTGCCTTTCAACAGGAGCCAGAACGGCGGCTTTGGAACCAATACCATCAGCACCCACGAGCATAACGGGCACCACGGGGCGGAAAACGACGGCTTCACGGGCGCCTACTTCTTCCCGGGCCAGTTCTATGATTATCACTGGCCGGTTGTGTTGGCCGGTTGGACTTCCTTCAACACGGGAGCGACGGATCCCAAAGCCAGCACCCCTGACGGGAGTGGCGGTCTCATCAAGGTTGCGGGCGACTGGCACGAGACCATGAGCACCCACTGGTTCCACGATCACATGTTCAGTTTTACCTCGCAGAACGTGTACAAGGGCAACGCCGCGATGTTCAACATCTACAGCGGATTGGATCGCGGCAACGAGTCGATCAATGACGGCGTGAACCTGCGCCTGCCCAGCGGCACGGCCAATGATTGGGGCAACCTGGACTATGACGTGAACCTCATGCTGGCCGATAAGGCATGGGATGGTGCCGGACAACTGTACTTTGATATTTTCGACTTTGACGGGTTCCTGGGTGATGTGATGACGGTGAACCTGCTCTACAAGCCTTACTTCGAGGTGGAGCGGCGGAAGTATCGTTTCCGCATTCTCAACGCCAGTGTTTCCCGTTTCTTCAAGGTGGCGCTGAGCGACGGCTCACCAATGATTCAGATCGCCAACGACGGCAACTTGTTCCCGCAGCCGGTGCCACTCACGCAGCTGGACGAACAGGGGATCGCCGAGCGGTATGACATCGTTATCGACTTCTCCCGTTACAGCATCGGGCAGAAGGTTTGGATGGTGAACCTGTGCGAGCACCAGAACGGAAAGAAACCGTCCAAAGACCTTTCGTTGTCGGATGCTTTGTCCGGCAAGTCCGCAGATCCTTGCGTCGGGAGATTCCTGGAGTTTCGAATTGCGCGGAATCCGGCGCAGCCCGATCAGAGCCAGGTACCTGCGACCATGATCCCGAATCCCGACCTGTCGAATATCCCCGTGGCGCGCGAGCGGGTATTTAACTTCGGCAGTGGCGGTACCCAGACAACGCTCGATCCGGTTTCGTCCTTCTTTGGTCCCTGGGGTATTAAGACGGACAATCAAGGGCCAACGCTCAACGCGGATTTCGGCCGGGTCTCGGCGGCGCCCAAATTCGGAACTCGCGAAATCTGGACCTTGCAAAATGGTGGTGGCGGCTGGGATCACCCCATCCACATCCACTTTGAGGAAGGCCAGATCCTTGCCCGCAACGGCAGCCTCAGCAATGTGCCGGCGTGGGAGCGGGGCCGCAAGGACGTCTATCGCCTGCGTCCGGCGGGAAGCGTCACCATTACGATGCAGTTTCGCGATTGGGGTGGAATGTTCATGGAGCACTGCCACAACACCGTGCACGAGGACAACGCCATGCTCTTGCGATGGGAAATCGACGACTCGGGCGGTGCATTCCTGAGGCCGCTCCCGACTCCGATCCCGAAGCCGCAGGGTGTCACGTTCGTCCAACCGGACGACATCCTCCCGACCGCCTTTTAA